A region of Paractinoplanes abujensis DNA encodes the following proteins:
- a CDS encoding ABC transporter permease — translation MRVFTKLTLTEIKLFLREPMAAFFVLFFPTLLVIILGSIPDFREPSDDLGGARGIDLYVGIAVILTLAMAAVQVTPAVLALYRERGVLRRLATTPVSPLTMLGAQLASNGLAAIVSTALVLAVGRIVFDVPLAGNVAGFVLAFLLTAAGTLAIGLFVAAIAPSGKAGNAIGTLLFFPLMFFAGLWLPREAMPGVLQRIADFTPLGAGERALSDAMTGSWPNLLSATVLVGYLAVFGLAAVRLFRWS, via the coding sequence ATGCGCGTCTTCACCAAGCTGACCCTGACCGAGATCAAGCTGTTCCTGCGGGAGCCGATGGCGGCCTTCTTCGTGCTGTTCTTCCCGACCCTGCTCGTGATCATCCTGGGCAGCATCCCCGACTTCCGGGAGCCGTCCGACGACCTGGGCGGCGCCCGCGGCATCGACCTGTACGTCGGCATCGCGGTCATCCTGACCCTGGCCATGGCGGCCGTCCAGGTCACGCCGGCCGTGCTCGCCCTCTATCGGGAACGCGGCGTGCTGCGCCGGCTCGCGACCACCCCGGTCTCGCCGCTGACGATGCTGGGCGCGCAGCTGGCGTCGAACGGGCTGGCCGCGATCGTCTCGACCGCGCTGGTCCTGGCCGTGGGCCGGATCGTCTTCGACGTGCCGCTGGCCGGCAACGTCGCCGGGTTCGTCCTGGCCTTCCTGCTGACCGCGGCCGGGACGCTGGCCATCGGCCTGTTCGTCGCGGCCATCGCCCCCAGCGGCAAGGCCGGCAACGCGATCGGCACGCTGCTGTTCTTCCCGCTGATGTTCTTCGCCGGGCTGTGGCTGCCGCGCGAGGCGATGCCGGGCGTGCTGCAGCGGATCGCCGACTTCACGCCGCTGGGCGCCGGGGAACGGGCGCTCAGCGACGCGATGACGGGAAGCTGGCCCAACCTGCTGTCGGCTACGGTGCTGGTGGGATATCTGGCCGTGTTCGGGTTGGCCGCGGTCCGGTTGTTCCGCTGGTCCTAA
- a CDS encoding sensor histidine kinase produces the protein MDRTDRIMARLPYVALGASVVLVVAGSTVGVPHQPWPIVALVVVATLAWLLFWVQLHPEWEHDEPKMVVFWFGLGALLVALIWSSTLFGFFAWSAYLLVTRGLKSWRRILAATLVAAVSAVSQLGGFGSLSEPGILPVALVVLLINIGIANLMIWVTLWTHEQGLRRNRMIEDLAEANRKLAAALHENAGLHAQLLAQAREAGVLDERQRMAGEIHDVLAQGLTGIVTQLEATGAAADRPEDWWRHLGHAKTLARDSLTEARRSVQALRPQTLDEAALPDAIGDLVTDWSRVHEVAAELVTTGTPRPLVPEIETTLLRTAQEALANVARHAEAGRVGLTLSYMEDVVTLDVRDDGHGFDPTLPREVSENGGYGLDAMRERLARIAGSLEVESEPGAGTALSACVPAIAIGAAA, from the coding sequence ATGGATCGCACCGATCGGATCATGGCGAGGCTGCCGTACGTCGCCCTCGGCGCCTCGGTCGTCCTGGTGGTGGCGGGCTCCACGGTGGGCGTGCCGCACCAGCCGTGGCCGATCGTCGCTCTCGTCGTGGTGGCCACCCTGGCCTGGCTGCTCTTCTGGGTGCAGCTGCACCCCGAGTGGGAGCACGACGAGCCGAAGATGGTCGTGTTCTGGTTCGGGCTGGGCGCCCTGCTCGTTGCCCTGATCTGGTCGAGCACGCTGTTCGGCTTCTTCGCGTGGAGCGCCTACCTGCTGGTCACCCGTGGGCTGAAGAGCTGGCGGCGGATCTTGGCGGCCACCCTCGTCGCGGCCGTCTCGGCGGTCTCGCAACTCGGCGGTTTCGGCAGCCTCAGTGAACCCGGCATCCTCCCCGTCGCGCTCGTGGTGCTGCTGATCAACATCGGAATCGCCAATCTGATGATCTGGGTGACCCTGTGGACTCACGAGCAGGGTCTTAGGCGCAACCGGATGATCGAGGACCTGGCCGAGGCCAACCGCAAGCTGGCCGCGGCCCTCCACGAGAACGCCGGCCTGCACGCCCAGCTGCTGGCCCAGGCCCGCGAGGCCGGCGTGCTCGACGAGCGGCAGCGGATGGCCGGGGAGATCCACGACGTGCTGGCCCAGGGCCTGACCGGCATCGTGACCCAGCTCGAGGCGACCGGGGCCGCCGCCGACCGGCCCGAGGACTGGTGGCGCCACCTCGGCCACGCCAAGACCCTGGCCCGCGACAGCCTCACCGAGGCCCGCCGCTCCGTCCAGGCGCTGCGCCCGCAGACCCTGGACGAAGCCGCGCTGCCCGACGCGATCGGCGACCTGGTGACCGACTGGTCGCGGGTGCACGAGGTGGCCGCGGAACTGGTCACGACGGGCACGCCGCGGCCACTCGTGCCCGAGATCGAGACGACCCTCCTGCGTACGGCGCAGGAAGCTCTCGCGAACGTCGCGCGGCACGCCGAAGCGGGACGGGTCGGACTCACGCTGTCCTACATGGAGGATGTGGTCACGCTGGACGTCCGCGACGACGGGCACGGATTCGACCCCACGCTGCCGCGCGAGGTCTCCGAGAACGGCGGCTACGGGCTCGACGCGATGCGGGAACGGCTGGCCCGCATCGCCGGCAGCCTCGAGGTCGAGTCCGAACCGGGCGCCGGCACCGCGTTGTCCGCCTGCGTGCCGGCCATCGCGATCGGGGCCGCCGCGTGA
- a CDS encoding response regulator yields MIGLLIVDDHPVVRDGLRGMFIGDDRFAVLGEAGDGAEALALVRTVDPDVVLMDLRMPGMDGVTAIKELHKRGSRARVLVLTTYDTDADVLPAIKAGATGYLLKDASRQDLFRAVEAAHRGESVLSPAIAGRLMGNLRSPAPKEPLSQRELEVLALIARGNSNKEAAGQLFISEATVKTHLLHAYAKLGVRDRAAAVAVAFERGLL; encoded by the coding sequence GTGATCGGGCTGCTCATCGTCGACGACCATCCGGTGGTGCGCGACGGCCTGCGCGGCATGTTCATCGGCGACGACCGCTTCGCGGTGCTGGGCGAGGCCGGCGACGGCGCGGAGGCGCTGGCCCTGGTGCGCACGGTCGACCCCGACGTCGTGCTGATGGACCTGCGCATGCCCGGCATGGACGGCGTGACCGCGATCAAGGAGCTGCACAAGCGCGGATCGCGAGCCCGGGTACTGGTGCTCACCACGTACGACACCGACGCCGACGTGCTCCCCGCGATCAAGGCGGGCGCCACCGGCTACCTGCTCAAGGACGCCTCCCGGCAGGACCTGTTCCGCGCGGTCGAGGCGGCCCACCGGGGCGAGTCGGTGCTCTCCCCGGCGATCGCGGGCCGGCTGATGGGCAACCTTCGTTCCCCCGCGCCGAAGGAGCCCCTCAGCCAGCGCGAACTCGAGGTGCTGGCGCTGATCGCGCGGGGCAACTCGAACAAGGAGGCCGCCGGTCAGCTGTTCATCAGCGAGGCCACGGTCAAGACCCACCTCCTGCACGCGTACGCGAAACTGGGTGTCCGCGACCGGGCGGCAGCCGTCGCCGTGGCCTTCGAACGCGGCCTGCTTTAG
- a CDS encoding VOC family protein: protein MTDTRTPPPQVWPTLRATDARALIRFLADAFGFVEVVVYGDGARVDHAQLSWPLGGGIMLGSASGRGDDDKWALKPGTFGCYVVADDIDGLHERAAKAGAEIVKPPHDTGYGSRDFIARDPEGNLWSFGTYRGEPA from the coding sequence ATGACTGACACGAGGACGCCGCCACCGCAGGTGTGGCCGACGCTGCGGGCCACCGACGCCCGTGCCTTGATCCGGTTCCTGGCCGACGCGTTCGGTTTCGTGGAGGTGGTCGTCTACGGTGACGGCGCCCGGGTCGATCACGCGCAGCTGTCCTGGCCGCTCGGCGGCGGCATCATGCTGGGTTCGGCGAGCGGCCGCGGCGACGACGACAAGTGGGCGCTCAAGCCGGGCACGTTCGGCTGCTACGTGGTGGCCGACGACATCGACGGCCTGCACGAGCGGGCGGCCAAGGCGGGCGCCGAGATCGTCAAGCCGCCGCACGACACGGGTTACGGCTCGCGTGACTTCATCGCCCGCGATCCCGAGGGCAACCTGTGGAGTTTCGGCACCTATCGGGGCGAACCGGCTTAG
- a CDS encoding helix-turn-helix transcriptional regulator, whose protein sequence is MVVDEYAQARPSAALRPFVAAYSGYRQRGVPPMRHLGLPSPYLTMILTLDDPLVMESHPDPGQRPGRYDALIGGLHLTPAVITHDGRQSGLQVALWPLGCRALLGLPAGELAGLDVDAASLLGERAVAEIRERLVAAPGWAGKFALLDEWLGRRTSATEVRPEIAYAWGRVLGNAPVRSVAAEVGWSGHHLTDRFRAETGLRPKEAARVARFDRARRALRPGRLIAEVAAACGYADQSHLVREFRSLARCTPSEWLADQFDFVQAQRLEPAHDGWHD, encoded by the coding sequence ATGGTCGTCGACGAGTACGCGCAGGCTCGCCCCTCGGCTGCCCTGCGGCCGTTCGTCGCGGCCTACTCGGGTTACCGCCAGCGCGGCGTCCCGCCCATGCGGCATCTGGGTCTGCCCTCGCCCTACCTCACGATGATCCTTACCTTGGACGACCCGCTGGTCATGGAGTCGCATCCCGATCCGGGGCAGCGTCCGGGGCGGTACGACGCCCTGATCGGCGGCCTGCACCTGACGCCCGCGGTGATCACGCACGACGGGCGGCAGTCGGGTCTGCAGGTGGCTTTGTGGCCGCTGGGCTGCCGGGCGCTGCTGGGGTTGCCCGCGGGTGAGCTGGCCGGCCTCGACGTCGACGCGGCGTCGCTGCTGGGCGAGCGGGCCGTCGCCGAGATCCGGGAGCGGCTCGTGGCGGCGCCGGGCTGGGCCGGCAAGTTCGCGCTGCTCGACGAGTGGCTGGGCAGGCGAACGAGCGCGACCGAGGTCAGACCCGAGATCGCTTACGCGTGGGGCCGCGTCCTGGGCAACGCCCCGGTGCGGTCCGTGGCCGCCGAGGTCGGGTGGAGCGGTCATCACCTGACCGACCGGTTCCGGGCCGAGACCGGTCTGCGGCCCAAGGAGGCGGCCCGGGTCGCGCGGTTCGACCGGGCCCGGCGGGCGCTGCGGCCCGGCCGGTTGATCGCCGAGGTGGCCGCCGCCTGCGGGTACGCCGATCAGTCGCATCTGGTGCGCGAGTTCCGCTCGCTGGCCCGGTGCACCCCGTCCGAGTGGTTGGCCGACCAGTTCGATTTTGTTCAAGCCCAGCGGCTCGAGCCCGCGCACGATGGGTGGCATGACTGA